A genome region from Planctomycetaceae bacterium includes the following:
- a CDS encoding efflux RND transporter periplasmic adaptor subunit, with the protein MMKRWSAVVFKSVLVLVLAAMVVLLMLYLDGVFSPKVGPETSGQAGPAVAAPAGLGQRISGTVEARMVEIPLSEEAPGTIRPLRETALASKVREPEKVIEVNVIAGQEVHRGDVLVKLDPSTWQNRREMAQAKIRIAQAARDEALKNLQRMKEAFDKKVATAGEVDSAKYRLEGLEGEVVAAQRALDEATQNLAYTEIRAPMDAVVVDKRIDIGDTVAPGQVLVSLYDRMQMIANVREGLIKRLAAGQEIDVLFDDLGGVCTGKISEIVPLADPLTRTFQVKVVGPCRAGVRPGMYAKLRVPLGNRKVLVIPPAAVVQVGQLTMVNVADSQGVQRRSVQLGRNVVVDGKPQVEVLAGLKPGEKVALPAEEAKS; encoded by the coding sequence ATGATGAAACGATGGTCCGCTGTAGTGTTCAAGAGCGTCCTGGTGCTGGTTTTGGCCGCGATGGTGGTCCTTCTGATGCTCTACCTCGACGGGGTCTTCAGCCCCAAGGTTGGTCCGGAGACCTCCGGACAGGCAGGACCTGCCGTAGCGGCGCCCGCGGGTCTGGGGCAGCGCATCTCGGGCACAGTCGAGGCGCGGATGGTCGAGATTCCACTGTCCGAAGAAGCCCCGGGCACCATTCGCCCGCTGCGGGAGACGGCGTTGGCATCGAAGGTGCGCGAACCGGAGAAGGTCATTGAGGTCAACGTCATCGCCGGTCAGGAAGTTCACCGCGGCGACGTGCTGGTCAAGCTCGACCCGTCCACCTGGCAGAACCGCCGCGAGATGGCCCAGGCCAAGATCCGAATCGCCCAGGCCGCTCGCGACGAGGCCCTGAAAAATCTTCAGCGCATGAAGGAAGCTTTCGACAAGAAAGTGGCCACCGCCGGCGAAGTCGATAGCGCCAAATACCGCCTGGAGGGGCTGGAGGGCGAGGTCGTGGCCGCCCAGCGGGCACTCGACGAGGCGACGCAGAATCTCGCCTACACCGAGATTCGAGCGCCCATGGACGCGGTCGTGGTCGACAAGCGAATCGACATCGGAGATACCGTCGCCCCGGGGCAGGTGCTGGTGAGCCTCTACGACAGGATGCAGATGATCGCAAACGTTAGGGAAGGGCTTATCAAGCGCCTGGCGGCGGGGCAGGAAATCGACGTGCTCTTCGACGACCTCGGCGGCGTCTGCACCGGCAAGATCAGCGAGATCGTCCCCCTGGCCGACCCGCTCACGCGGACCTTCCAGGTCAAGGTCGTCGGACCGTGTCGCGCCGGCGTGCGGCCGGGAATGTACGCCAAACTCCGCGTACCGCTGGGCAACCGCAAAGTGCTGGTGATTCCGCCGGCGGCGGTAGTGCAGGTGGGGCAGTTGACCATGGTCAACGTGGCAGACTCCCAGGGCGTGCAGCGCCGTAGCGTTCAACTGGGCCGCAATGTTGTTGTTGATGGAAAACCGCAGGTCGAAGTACTGGCGGGTCTCAAGCCGGGCGAGAAGGTCGCTCTGCCGGCAGAAGAGGCCAAGTCATGA